From a region of the Candida albicans SC5314 chromosome 1, complete sequence genome:
- the LKH1 gene encoding bifunctional aminopeptidase/epoxide hydrolase (Putative leukotriene A(4) hydrolase; repressed during the mating process; Hog1p-induced) produces MTRAIVESIKKRFHELDPCTNSNYSKFKVIHTDLTLTVSFESKTLDGTVVYDLKNLDNASEVILDTSALNIKSTKVNGKEVSFELKPVTPIYGAPLRIPINPNESEIQVEISFTTTDKCTAIQFIQGDTGPYVFSQCEAIHARSLFPCFDTPAVKSPYKFTGHSPAVVTMSGRAQPTDEPNTYHFDQPIPIPSYLVSITSGNLLKAPIGPRSDVYSEEPSLKKCQWEFEKDMENFIQIAEKIVFEYEWSRFDSLVLPSSFPYGGMEIPNMTQLTPTLISGDRTQTKVMAHELAHSWSGNLVTNSSWEHFWLNEGWTVYLERRIIGAIAAAEAKEEGRKDAEKYGEQVRHFNMINGWNELADTCETFDKRYTKLVLDLENGDPDDSFSRIPYEKGFFFLYHLETKLGGIKEFDPFIKYYFNKFKYQSLNTAQFVDTLYEFYEPKGKAEILDNIDWETWLFVSGLPEKPEFDVTLANQVYALVDKWVAYVKNGGELPGDETADFEGEQDMLFLETLTEKFKTLDVKPEIIRLFPEIYPKYGASKNGEIISRWNELLISYGKYSSQDKLVQSFASWLGTIGRMKYVRPGYLLLRKGISHEFALEVFKKYEHIYHPICRTMVKKDLS; encoded by the coding sequence ATGACTAGAGCAATTGTCGAAAGCATCAAAAAACGTTTCCACGAATTGGATCCATGTACCAACTCGAATTATTCCAAGTTCAAAGTTATTCACACAGATTTGACTTTGACAGTTTCTTTTGAATCCAAAACATTGGACGGAACAGTTGTttatgatttgaaaaacttgGATAATGCAAGTGAAGTTATATTGGATACATCTGCATTAAACATAAAAAGTACAAAAGTCAACGGGAAAGAAGTgtcatttgaattgaaaccaGTTACACCAATTTACGGGGCACCATTGAGAATTCCTATTAACCCCAACGAAAGTGAAATTCAAGTTGAAATATCTTTCACCACCACGGACAAATGTACTGctattcaatttattcaagGTGACACTGGTCCATATGTTTTCTCCCAATGTGAAGCCATTCATGCCAGAAGTTTGTTTCCATGCTTTGACACACCAGCAGTTAAATCCCCTTACAAATTCACAGGTCATTCACCAGCCGTGGTAACCATGTCAGGTAGAGCTCAACCAACTGACGAGCCAAACACATATCATTTCGATCAACCAATCCCTATCCCATCTTACTTGGTGTCAATTACTTCTGGTAACTTGCTTAAAGCTCCAATTGGTCCAAGATCAGATGTATATAGTGAAGAGCcaagtttgaaaaaatgtcaatgggaatttgaaaaagatatggagaattttattcaaattgcTGAAAAAATAGTTTTCGAATACGAATGGTCTAGATTTGATTCCTTGGTATTGCCATCTAGTTTCCCATATGGAGGTATGGAAATCCCCAATATGACTCAATTGACACCAACTTTAATCAGTGGTGATCGTACTCAAACCAAAGTCATGGCCCACGAATTGGCTCATTCATGGTCCGGTAATTTAGTTACCAATAGTTCCTGGGAACATTTCTGGCTCAATGAAGGTTGGACTGTATATTtagaaagaagaattattgGTGCCATTGCAGCAGCTGAAgccaaagaagaaggtaGAAAAGATGCAGAGAAATATGGTGAACAAGTGAGACATTTCAATATGATTAATGGATGGAATGAATTAGCTGATACCTGTGAAACATTTGATAAGAGATATACCAAATTGGTTTTGGATTTAGAGAATGGTGATCCAGATGATTCGTTTTCTAGAATTCCTTATGAAAAAGggtttttcttcttgtatCATTTAGAGACTAAATTGGGAGGTATAAAAGAATTTGACccatttattaaatattattttaacaaattcaaatatcaaTCTTTGAATACTGctcaatttgttgatactTTGTATGAATTCTACGAACCAAAAGGTAAAGCCGAAATTTTGGACAACATAGATTGGGAAACTTGGTTATTTGTTTCCGGACTTCCAGAAAAGCCAGAATTTGATGTAACTTTGGCCAATCAAGTATATGCTTTGGTAGATAAATGGGTCGCTTATGTCAAAAATGGAGGTGAACTTCCAGGTGACGAAACTGCCGATTTTGAAGGTGAGCAAGACATGTTGTTTTTGGAAACCTTGACAGAAAAATTCAAGACTCTTGATGTTAAACctgaaattattagattgTTCCCAGAAATATACCCTAAATATGGAGCAAGTAAAAATGGGGAAATTATTTCTCGTTGGAACGAATTGTTGATTAGTTATGGTAAATACTCATCCCAAGATAAATTGGTGCAATCATTTGCTAGTTGGTTGGGTACAATTGGCCGTATGAAATATGTCAGACCTGgatatttgttgttgaggaAAGGCATTAGTCATGAATTTGCTTTAGAGGTGTTTAAGAAGTACGAGCATATTTACCACCCTATTTGCAGAACCATGGTTAAAAAAGATTTGAGTTAA
- a CDS encoding uncharacterized protein (Protein of unknown function; rat catheter biofilm repressed), whose protein sequence is MEYVTHLPKEDSSIATTSRYGLQFTYPVKYYDFHVYYYAHNEESDKEAKSLLNKLLNDFPEDSANGSIIVKRLPDTKVIGPHATQFWEADVLRPEVFIKVLSWFQLNHGNLSVLIHPQTGDDVKDHTSSALWLGEKLPLLLNVFGEPDGKIPEFGVARGKRIPPENFDNHKTTF, encoded by the coding sequence ATGGAATACGTCACACACCTACCAAAAGAAGATTCTTCAATTGCAACTACATCTAGATATGGCTTGCAATTTACATACCCAGTGAAATATTATGATTTCCATGTTTACTATTATGCACACAACGAAGAATCAGACAAAGAAGCCAAATCAttgttgaacaaattgCTAAACGATTTCCCAGAAGACTCTGCCAATGGATCTATAATTGTGAAAAGATTACCTGATACAAAAGTTATTGGACCACACGCTACTCAATTCTGGGAGGCTGATGTTTTGAGACCCGAAGTGTTCATCAAAGTTTTGAGTTGGTTCCAATTGAATCATGGAAACTTATCGGTTTTAATTCATCCTCAAACGGGCGATGATGTGAAGGATCACACATCGAGTGCTTTATGGTTAGGTGAGAAACTCCCATTGTTGCTTAATGTTTTTGGAGAACCAGATGGTAAGATACCTGAATTTGGTGTTGCTCGTGGAAAAAGGATTCCACCTGAAAACTTTGACAATCACAAAACAACCTTTTAA
- a CDS encoding uncharacterized protein (Protein of unknown function; induced by Mnl1 under weak acid stress; flow model biofilm repressed) → MSGNDSPIPGNATVKIEQLQSFTSLQSQVTSPQKTMNETNTHFRYLLQNTNNETILEVNADEGPSCIGPLSGKCRYIAAQPEVDDKNWSLPLGRVPPNQSVDAEVDMNDDDASYEFVDGKNNADIQTAVNTFWQAYNNKSSKSSNDEKLEMAKEVCNTLYDMADRWNGNTSKKQRRHRYSPK, encoded by the coding sequence ATGTCAGGTAATGATTCTCCAATTCCAGGCAATGCCACAGTTAAAATTGAGCAACTACAATCGTTTACTAGTCTTCAATCTCAAGTTACCTCACCACAAAAGACCATGAACGAAACCAATACCCATTTTCGATATTTGTtacaaaatacaaataatgAAACCATTCTAGAGGTCAATGCGGATGAAGGGCCGTCTTGTATAGGACCATTATCAGGAAAATGCAGGTATATTGCAGCACAGCCTGAGGTGGATGACAAAAACTGGAGCTTACCATTGGGAAGAGTTCCACCCAACCAATCTGTTGATGCGGAAGTTGATAtgaatgatgatgatgcaTCTTACGAGTTTGTTGATGGGAAGAATAACGCAGACATACAAACTGCTGTGAATACTTTTTGGCAAGCttataacaacaaaagcTCCAAACTGAGTAATGATGAAAAGCTTGAAATGGCCAAAGAAGTTTGCAACACTTTATATGATATGGCAGATCGATGGAATGGAAACAcatcaaaaaaacaacGTAGACATAGGTATTCTCCTAAGTAA